One genomic segment of Methylocystis sp. SC2 includes these proteins:
- a CDS encoding LPS-assembly protein LptD: MALTSSSRRLSILAAALALAEAAFATHAAAAPPAAGAEARMVVEAKELVYDEKSNTVTARGAVQIYYKGRLLEADRVTYDRNTSRVFAEGHATLTETDGSIARAERFDFTDDFKNGFIDSLQVDSVNNTHFTSPRAERAGETTTFEMGTYTACEACRDDPAKPRTWSVRAKRIIHDNVEKMIYYEDASFELLGVPVAYVPFWSSADPSVKRKSGFLSPVFIYRQQLGAGVGVPYFWAIAPDYDLTVTPIYFSRQGPFVTAEFRQRFDNGGYTIRGQGTHVGDTSAFAQAPFGAGGKQWRGAIQSFGEFWLNDRWRAGWDITALSDRYFLQDYQQYNYLLQNYFFREASSTIYLTGQGPRSYFDMRGYYFQLLSPNDVQAQQPVVHPVIDYNRVFDIDPAATAGVGGQVELDANVTSTSANVANFESIQPRTLDRIYSLYNVCQIYARASDPAQSGCLLRGVGGDYQHATISGAWKRKIIDPVGGVWTPFAFARFVGSYLDYDRQGLFPIYNQSLSPIPNAAQGQFFNGADNRFRGQALPGFGAEWRYPILARSFIGDIVFEPIAQVVARPNQTSIPSLVNMDAQSLVFDDSTLFEWSKFSGYDRFETGTRLNYGGQATLSLSNGGFINAMIGQSRQIAGANSYAQADAANVGLDSGLDSRASDIVGRFAFAPSSVLSLAAKGRFDKGSLRARRVDVFATMNLDPISLQLQYANYASQPAIGFDVRRQGLSASGKYDITKNYFLTGTVTFDMSRYLYNSLTNPTSVFYATTLTGSNLVGSAPLFSVATLGGGIGYQDECTTLSVNYSQIYQPQSYTGLPARSQTVMVTLQLRTLGEAKFNYGVGSVLVNDGVRTNQSR, translated from the coding sequence ATGGCGCTCACCAGCTCCTCCCGGCGCCTATCCATCCTTGCGGCCGCGCTCGCGCTCGCCGAAGCGGCTTTCGCCACGCACGCCGCCGCCGCGCCGCCGGCCGCGGGCGCCGAAGCGCGCATGGTCGTCGAGGCCAAGGAGCTCGTCTACGACGAGAAAAGCAACACCGTCACGGCGCGCGGGGCCGTCCAGATCTATTACAAGGGCCGGCTGCTCGAAGCCGACCGCGTCACCTATGACCGCAACACGTCGCGCGTCTTCGCCGAGGGCCACGCCACGCTGACCGAAACCGACGGCTCGATCGCCAGGGCCGAGCGTTTCGACTTCACGGATGATTTCAAGAACGGGTTCATCGACAGCCTGCAGGTCGACTCCGTCAACAACACGCATTTCACCTCGCCGCGCGCCGAGCGGGCCGGCGAGACGACGACCTTCGAAATGGGCACCTACACCGCCTGCGAGGCCTGTCGAGACGATCCCGCAAAGCCGCGCACGTGGTCGGTTCGCGCCAAACGGATCATTCACGACAACGTCGAGAAGATGATCTATTACGAGGATGCCTCCTTCGAACTTCTTGGCGTGCCGGTCGCCTATGTGCCGTTCTGGTCGTCGGCGGACCCTTCGGTGAAGCGCAAGTCCGGTTTTCTGTCGCCGGTTTTCATTTATCGCCAGCAGCTCGGCGCCGGCGTGGGCGTGCCTTACTTCTGGGCGATCGCGCCGGATTACGACCTGACCGTAACGCCGATTTATTTTTCCCGGCAGGGTCCGTTCGTCACGGCCGAATTCCGTCAGCGCTTTGACAATGGCGGCTATACGATCCGCGGTCAGGGCACGCATGTGGGAGACACGAGCGCCTTTGCGCAAGCCCCCTTCGGCGCCGGCGGCAAGCAATGGCGCGGCGCCATCCAGTCTTTTGGCGAATTCTGGCTCAACGACCGTTGGCGCGCCGGCTGGGACATCACGGCGCTGTCCGATCGCTACTTCCTGCAGGACTACCAGCAATACAACTATCTCCTGCAGAACTATTTCTTCCGCGAAGCGTCGTCGACGATCTATCTGACCGGCCAAGGACCGCGCAGCTATTTCGACATGCGCGGATATTATTTCCAGCTGCTGTCGCCCAATGACGTGCAGGCGCAGCAGCCCGTCGTCCATCCGGTGATCGACTATAATCGCGTCTTCGACATTGATCCTGCAGCGACGGCGGGCGTTGGCGGACAGGTTGAACTCGACGCCAATGTGACGAGCACGTCCGCCAACGTCGCGAACTTCGAGTCCATACAGCCGCGCACGCTCGACCGCATCTATAGCCTGTACAACGTTTGCCAGATCTACGCGCGGGCGAGCGACCCGGCGCAGAGCGGCTGTCTGTTGCGCGGCGTCGGCGGCGATTACCAGCACGCGACGATCAGCGGCGCCTGGAAGCGTAAAATCATCGACCCGGTCGGCGGCGTGTGGACCCCGTTCGCGTTCGCGCGTTTCGTCGGAAGCTATCTCGATTACGACCGGCAAGGCTTGTTCCCGATCTATAACCAAAGCCTGTCGCCGATCCCCAACGCCGCGCAGGGCCAGTTCTTCAACGGCGCCGACAACCGCTTCCGCGGCCAGGCGCTCCCGGGCTTCGGCGCCGAATGGCGCTACCCGATCCTTGCCAGAAGCTTTATCGGCGACATCGTCTTCGAACCGATCGCCCAAGTCGTCGCGCGCCCCAATCAGACGTCGATTCCGTCGCTGGTGAACATGGACGCGCAAAGCCTCGTCTTCGACGATTCGACGCTGTTCGAATGGAGCAAATTCTCCGGCTATGACCGGTTCGAGACGGGCACGCGCCTCAACTATGGCGGCCAGGCCACCCTGTCGCTGTCCAATGGCGGCTTCATCAACGCGATGATCGGCCAGTCGCGCCAGATCGCCGGCGCCAACTCCTACGCGCAGGCTGACGCCGCGAATGTCGGCCTCGATTCCGGCCTCGACTCGCGCGCGTCGGACATCGTCGGGCGCTTCGCGTTTGCGCCCTCGTCCGTTCTCAGCCTCGCCGCCAAGGGCCGCTTCGACAAGGGGAGCTTGCGCGCGCGGCGAGTCGACGTGTTCGCGACAATGAATCTGGATCCGATCTCGCTCCAGCTCCAATACGCGAATTACGCTTCACAGCCGGCGATCGGCTTTGACGTGCGTCGCCAGGGACTCTCCGCGTCCGGAAAATACGACATCACCAAAAACTATTTCCTGACCGGCACCGTCACCTTCGATATGAGCCGCTATCTCTACAACTCTCTCACCAATCCGACGTCCGTCTTTTATGCGACGACGCTTACCGGCTCAAATCTCGTCGGCTCGGCGCCCCTGTTCTCGGTCGCAACGCTCGGCGGCGGCATCGGCTATCAGGACGAATGCACGACGCTGTCGGTCAATTATTCGCAGATCTATCAGCCGCAGTCCTACACAGGCCTGCCGGCCCGCAGCCAGACGGTAATGGTCACGCTCCAGCTGCGCACCCTGGGCGAAGCGAAATTCAACTACGGCGTCGGTTCGGTGCTGGTGAACGACGGCGTTCGGACCAACCAGTCGCGCTAA
- the lptG gene encoding LPS export ABC transporter permease LptG → MIGATITRYFALRFMRTILAIFFTIFCLMFVVVFVEMLRRASDNPQAGAATVALMTAMRVPAAAEMILPFAVLFGSMATFVDLTRKLELIVARAAGMSVWQFIAPPALTALLIGVVSVAIYNPLSASMKQRSEQMEWDLFGVPGSLRIDHGVWLRQHGVDGLAIMHAMNSSNGGSELAGVSVNIYAARGGFLERVEAHRARLEPGVWVLENAQVSLPGEPARNVGSYMLATDLTPEQVAAATTPPQGTPFWSLPEMTARTAEAGLDATGYRLQFQTLLARPLLLVAMVLVAASFSLRFFRFGGVAKTLSGGVAAGFVLYIVTKVLSDLGGAGMISPVVAAWSPALVGSMLGTVILLYSEDG, encoded by the coding sequence ATGATCGGGGCGACGATCACGCGCTATTTCGCGCTGCGGTTCATGCGCACGATCCTGGCGATCTTCTTTACGATCTTCTGCTTGATGTTCGTCGTGGTCTTCGTCGAGATGCTGCGGCGCGCCAGCGACAATCCGCAGGCCGGGGCCGCGACCGTCGCGCTGATGACGGCGATGCGGGTGCCGGCGGCCGCCGAGATGATCTTGCCCTTCGCCGTTCTCTTCGGATCGATGGCGACCTTCGTCGACCTCACCAGGAAGCTTGAATTGATCGTCGCCCGCGCCGCCGGCATGTCGGTTTGGCAGTTCATCGCGCCGCCGGCGCTCACCGCCCTGCTCATCGGGGTCGTGTCCGTGGCGATCTACAACCCGCTCTCGGCTTCGATGAAACAGCGCTCAGAACAAATGGAGTGGGATCTTTTCGGCGTGCCCGGCAGTTTGCGCATCGACCATGGCGTCTGGCTGCGCCAGCACGGCGTGGACGGCCTCGCCATCATGCACGCCATGAACTCCTCGAACGGCGGCTCGGAGCTCGCGGGGGTCAGCGTCAACATTTACGCGGCGCGCGGCGGCTTTCTGGAGCGGGTCGAAGCGCATCGCGCGCGACTCGAGCCGGGAGTCTGGGTGCTCGAAAACGCGCAGGTCAGCCTGCCCGGAGAGCCGGCGCGCAACGTCGGTTCGTACATGCTGGCCACCGACCTGACGCCCGAGCAGGTGGCGGCGGCGACGACGCCGCCACAGGGCACGCCCTTCTGGTCGCTGCCGGAAATGACGGCGCGCACGGCCGAAGCGGGTCTCGACGCGACCGGCTATCGACTGCAGTTTCAGACGCTTCTTGCGCGACCGCTGCTGCTTGTCGCGATGGTTCTCGTCGCCGCTTCCTTTTCATTAAGATTCTTTCGATTTGGCGGGGTCGCAAAAACCCTTTCGGGTGGCGTGGCCGCAGGCTTCGTGCTTTACATCGTTACTAAAGTCCTCTCGGATCTCGGCGGCGCAGGCATGATCAGCCCTGTAGTGGCCGCATGGTCGCCTGCGCTTGTCGGGAGCATGTTGGGCACGGTGATTTTGCTCTATTCGGAGGACGGCTGA
- a CDS encoding leucyl aminopeptidase encodes MLVNAKYELQPFDAVEALLRQPEDAGHPRTLVVFVGRDLAMGERAASVLKDAAAHLSRAAAAAKFKGKSGTSLEILAAPGAPASRVILMGVGVGDESGAEGGEAAKPFEDFLALGGQTAAKVGPGARAVVLFDLPEGVSAAHDSVGQFALGGWMRAYKFDHYKTKKKDEAERDGPMEVVVALADPDSHRAEMSDGGHLADAVMLARTLVNEPANVLTPPEFARRASELMKLGVEVEVLDEKAMAELGMRALLGVAQGSEAGARLVVLRWSGGAQGAAPIAFVGKGVVFDSGGISIKPAASMEDMKGDMAGAAAVTGAMYAIAARKAKANVVGVLGLVENMPDGKAQRPGDIVKSMSGQTIEIVNTDAEGRLVLADALTYVIENHKPAAVIDLATLTGAILVALGQEYGGLFSNNDELADRLTKAGSHIGEKLWRMPMGPAYDKLIDSKFADMKNTGGRHAGSITAAQFLQRFVGKTPWAHLDIAGTGMGSPMSDTNQSWGAGWGVRLLDRLVRDYYEG; translated from the coding sequence ATGCTCGTCAACGCCAAATATGAACTCCAGCCATTCGACGCCGTTGAAGCGCTGCTGCGCCAGCCCGAGGACGCTGGGCATCCGCGCACGCTCGTCGTTTTCGTGGGCCGCGATCTCGCCATGGGCGAGCGCGCCGCCAGCGTGCTCAAGGATGCGGCCGCGCATCTTTCGCGCGCCGCCGCGGCGGCGAAATTCAAAGGCAAGTCGGGAACGTCGCTCGAGATTCTGGCGGCGCCCGGCGCGCCCGCCAGCCGAGTGATACTGATGGGCGTCGGCGTCGGGGACGAGTCCGGGGCGGAGGGCGGCGAAGCCGCCAAGCCCTTCGAGGACTTCTTGGCGCTTGGCGGACAAACCGCGGCGAAAGTGGGTCCGGGGGCGCGGGCGGTCGTGCTGTTCGACCTGCCGGAAGGGGTTTCCGCCGCTCACGACTCGGTCGGCCAATTCGCGCTCGGCGGCTGGATGCGGGCCTACAAATTCGACCATTACAAGACAAAGAAGAAGGACGAGGCCGAACGCGACGGACCGATGGAGGTCGTCGTCGCTTTGGCCGATCCGGACAGCCATCGCGCCGAGATGTCGGATGGCGGCCATTTGGCGGACGCCGTCATGCTCGCAAGGACGCTCGTCAATGAGCCGGCGAACGTCCTGACTCCGCCGGAATTCGCCCGCCGCGCGTCGGAGCTGATGAAGCTCGGCGTCGAGGTCGAGGTCCTCGACGAGAAGGCGATGGCCGAACTCGGGATGCGGGCGCTGCTCGGCGTCGCGCAGGGGTCGGAGGCGGGCGCCCGGCTCGTCGTGCTGCGCTGGAGCGGCGGCGCCCAGGGGGCGGCGCCGATCGCCTTCGTCGGCAAGGGCGTCGTTTTCGACTCGGGCGGCATTTCGATCAAGCCCGCCGCCTCGATGGAGGACATGAAGGGCGACATGGCCGGCGCCGCCGCCGTGACCGGCGCCATGTACGCGATCGCCGCGCGCAAGGCGAAGGCCAATGTCGTCGGCGTGCTCGGCCTCGTCGAGAACATGCCGGACGGCAAGGCGCAGCGGCCGGGCGACATCGTCAAGTCCATGTCGGGCCAGACGATCGAGATCGTGAACACCGACGCCGAAGGTCGGCTCGTCCTCGCCGACGCGCTGACATACGTCATCGAGAACCACAAGCCGGCCGCGGTGATCGATCTGGCGACGCTCACCGGCGCCATTCTCGTCGCCCTGGGACAGGAATATGGCGGGTTGTTCTCGAACAATGACGAGCTTGCCGATCGCCTGACCAAAGCCGGGAGCCACATCGGCGAGAAGCTGTGGCGCATGCCGATGGGTCCGGCTTACGACAAGCTGATCGACTCGAAGTTCGCCGATATGAAGAACACCGGCGGGCGCCACGCCGGCTCGATCACCGCCGCGCAATTCCTGCAGCGTTTCGTCGGCAAGACGCCCTGGGCGCATCTCGACATCGCCGGCACCGGCATGGGCTCGCCGATGAGCGACACCAACCAGAGCTGGGGCGCGGGCTGGGGCGTCCGGCTCTTGGACCGGCTGGTGCGCGACTATTATGAGGGGTAA
- a CDS encoding DUF4383 domain-containing protein, with protein MIESRWNADFIATILGVVFVAVGLLGFVPNPIVYDGGYFHVNAAHNFVHLITGALLLLSPYFGVPVLMIRTLAIVYTALAILGFIAPNVAELGGLIAMNHADHWLHAVLAVVLLAIGFMKPMERSVTTAHM; from the coding sequence ATGATCGAATCTCGATGGAACGCCGATTTCATCGCGACCATCCTCGGCGTCGTGTTCGTGGCGGTTGGCCTCTTGGGGTTCGTCCCCAATCCGATCGTCTATGACGGCGGCTACTTCCACGTGAACGCCGCCCATAACTTCGTGCATCTGATCACCGGAGCGCTCTTGCTGCTCAGCCCTTATTTCGGCGTCCCGGTCCTCATGATTCGCACGCTGGCCATCGTCTACACGGCGCTCGCCATCCTGGGCTTCATTGCGCCGAACGTCGCTGAACTCGGCGGGCTGATCGCGATGAACCACGCCGACCACTGGCTACATGCAGTGCTGGCGGTCGTCCTGCTCGCGATCGGCTTTATGAAGCCTATGGAACGATCTGTCACCACGGCCCATATGTAA
- a CDS encoding BON domain-containing protein, with the protein MTDMDTVGLRDAVRDALDKSPLADAKSISVEIVGGEVVLKGSVASAAEWMEAEYAASTAASPLKVKNALTISVVWEAPKDDVYQAGLESFPASDPPSWTPGET; encoded by the coding sequence ATGACCGATATGGACACAGTAGGGCTTCGCGACGCCGTCCGCGACGCCCTCGACAAGAGCCCTCTGGCGGACGCCAAGTCGATCTCGGTCGAGATCGTCGGGGGAGAAGTCGTGCTGAAGGGCTCCGTCGCCTCGGCGGCTGAATGGATGGAGGCGGAATACGCCGCGTCAACGGCCGCTTCGCCCCTCAAAGTCAAGAACGCCCTGACCATCAGCGTGGTCTGGGAGGCGCCCAAGGACGACGTCTATCAGGCCGGGCTCGAATCCTTTCCGGCAAGCGATCCGCCCTCCTGGACGCCGGGCGAGACTTAA
- a CDS encoding DNA polymerase III subunit chi produces MPEIAFYHLTRATVEQTLPMLLERSRARGWRAIVQAMSEARLQRLDADLWSYRPESFLPHGTKADGAAEAQPIYLTCGNDNPNDADVRFFVEGARIAPALAGSGAPRERAALVFDGRDDAELTDARAQWKELRDLGYSLVYHQQSESGGWEEKAREPKA; encoded by the coding sequence ATGCCCGAGATCGCCTTCTATCATCTCACGCGCGCCACGGTGGAGCAGACGTTGCCAATGCTCCTCGAACGTTCGCGCGCGCGCGGCTGGCGCGCCATCGTGCAGGCGATGAGCGAAGCGCGCCTCCAGCGGCTTGACGCCGATCTCTGGTCGTACCGTCCGGAAAGCTTTCTCCCGCACGGGACGAAAGCCGACGGCGCGGCGGAGGCGCAGCCGATCTATCTCACCTGCGGTAACGACAATCCCAATGACGCCGATGTGCGGTTTTTCGTGGAGGGCGCCCGCATCGCCCCGGCGCTCGCCGGCTCCGGCGCGCCGCGCGAACGCGCCGCGCTGGTGTTCGACGGGCGCGACGACGCCGAACTTACCGACGCGCGCGCGCAATGGAAAGAACTGCGCGATCTGGGCTATAGCCTCGTCTATCACCAGCAGAGCGAGAGCGGCGGATGGGAAGAGAAGGCGCGCGAACCGAAAGCATAG
- a CDS encoding bifunctional 2-polyprenyl-6-hydroxyphenol methylase/3-demethylubiquinol 3-O-methyltransferase UbiG, which translates to MIDSKGVERAPSADSAFLQRALGEDFAERRARARERLDAVDPHKRPGGIEADPKRREWFEAVYALAENDAAAVPWAHLEPRPLLEDWLAARSLVGLRALDVGCGLGDNAEALARAGAHVVAFDLVERAVEWARQRFPQSKVDYRVADLFAAPSEWRGAFDLVHELYTLQALPEALLPDAARALAAFVAPGGTLLVISRARDEGEDLGGPPWPLARRDIEALAVDGLRLVALEDIPASGGLARHWRAEFRRDEAGG; encoded by the coding sequence ATGATCGATTCCAAAGGCGTCGAGCGCGCTCCAAGCGCGGATTCCGCTTTTTTGCAGCGCGCTCTCGGTGAAGATTTCGCCGAGCGCCGCGCCAGGGCGCGCGAAAGGCTCGACGCCGTTGATCCGCATAAGCGTCCCGGCGGGATCGAGGCGGATCCCAAGCGCCGGGAATGGTTCGAGGCGGTCTACGCTCTCGCCGAGAACGATGCGGCGGCCGTGCCCTGGGCGCATCTTGAGCCGCGCCCGCTGCTTGAAGATTGGCTTGCGGCGCGCTCGCTCGTCGGCCTTCGCGCGCTCGACGTCGGCTGCGGGTTGGGCGACAACGCCGAAGCGCTGGCGCGCGCCGGCGCGCATGTCGTCGCCTTCGATCTCGTGGAGCGCGCGGTTGAATGGGCGCGCCAGCGTTTTCCGCAGAGCAAGGTCGACTATCGCGTCGCCGATCTCTTCGCTGCGCCATCGGAATGGCGCGGCGCCTTCGATCTCGTGCATGAGCTTTACACCTTGCAGGCGCTGCCCGAGGCGCTTCTGCCTGACGCCGCGCGGGCGCTCGCCGCCTTTGTCGCGCCGGGCGGAACGCTGCTCGTCATCTCGCGCGCGCGTGATGAAGGCGAAGACCTTGGCGGCCCGCCATGGCCGCTCGCGCGCAGGGACATCGAGGCGCTCGCCGTCGACGGTCTTCGGCTCGTTGCGCTGGAAGATATTCCGGCGAGCGGCGGCCTCGCGCGCCACTGGCGCGCCGAATTTCGTCGCGACGAGGCCGGCGGGTGA
- a CDS encoding ABC transporter ATP-binding protein, with amino-acid sequence MSAPLLSIKSVSKKFGAVVALENVSLEVGAGEFFALLGPSGCGKTTLMRCIAGFESPDAGTIALNGVDLSGVPPYRRPVNMMFQSYALFPHLNVFENIAFGLRRQGETRDAIDARVTELLAMTQLSAFGHRRIDEMSGGQKQRVALARALAPRPKMLLLDEPLAALDRKLREETQFQLKKIQRLTQTSFVIVTHDQDEALALADRIAVMRAGRVEQVAGPMEVYDRPATRFVAGFVGETNFIEGRLDRNGAAALVAEFGRIPCEPGDFPDGAQATLSVRPERIGVARDGEGIAGFVENFVFRGETTLLRVRVARDIVLRAAAGHGERHAIGDAVRLSFPPGAGTLLAEER; translated from the coding sequence GTGAGCGCGCCGCTGCTGTCGATTAAAAGCGTCAGCAAAAAATTCGGCGCCGTCGTTGCGCTCGAGAACGTGTCGCTCGAGGTGGGGGCCGGCGAATTCTTCGCGCTGCTCGGACCCTCGGGCTGCGGCAAAACCACGCTCATGCGTTGCATCGCGGGTTTCGAGTCGCCGGACGCCGGAACGATCGCGTTGAACGGCGTCGATCTTTCGGGCGTGCCGCCCTATCGGCGACCGGTGAACATGATGTTTCAGTCCTATGCGTTGTTTCCGCATCTCAATGTCTTTGAGAACATCGCCTTCGGTCTGCGACGGCAAGGCGAGACGAGAGACGCCATCGACGCGCGCGTCACTGAATTGCTGGCGATGACGCAGCTTTCGGCTTTTGGCCATCGGCGAATCGACGAAATGTCCGGCGGACAGAAGCAGCGCGTGGCGCTGGCGCGGGCGCTCGCGCCGCGTCCGAAAATGCTGCTGCTCGACGAGCCGCTGGCCGCGCTCGATCGCAAGCTGCGCGAAGAGACGCAGTTTCAGCTCAAGAAAATCCAACGGCTGACGCAGACGAGCTTCGTCATCGTCACGCATGACCAGGACGAAGCGCTGGCGCTCGCCGACCGCATTGCGGTGATGCGGGCGGGCAGGGTGGAGCAGGTCGCCGGGCCGATGGAGGTTTACGACCGCCCCGCGACGCGCTTCGTCGCCGGCTTCGTCGGCGAAACCAATTTCATCGAGGGACGGCTGGACCGCAATGGCGCCGCGGCGCTGGTCGCCGAGTTCGGACGAATCCCCTGCGAGCCTGGAGATTTTCCCGATGGCGCGCAGGCGACGCTCAGCGTTCGCCCCGAGCGCATTGGCGTTGCGCGCGACGGCGAGGGGATCGCGGGCTTCGTCGAGAACTTCGTGTTTCGCGGCGAAACGACGCTGCTGCGGGTGCGCGTCGCCAGGGACATCGTTCTGCGGGCGGCGGCGGGCCATGGCGAGCGCCACGCGATCGGCGACGCCGTGAGGCTCAGTTTTCCGCCTGGCGCGGGAACGCTTCTCGCGGAGGAGAGATAG
- a CDS encoding ABC transporter permease encodes MSAQRRLSLGERLVIAAPYLWIGAFFLAPMLLIAKISVSQSVLARPPYRPIFEPSDSLAAIWAKAQTFSFDAYRALMSDTLYLESYLSSLAIAAVSTLITLIIAYPFALAMARAPERLRPMLIGLAAAPFWTSFLIRVYAWIALLKDEGLINNALMALGLISAPLQMFATTGAVVVGIVYSYLPFMLLPLYAALERQDPSLREAAADLGASPAQVFLRVTLPLSREGVVAGALLVFIPAVGEFVIPDLLGGSETLMIGRTLWNDFFSNHDWPAASAAAIALVAVLMIPLLLWERARLADEDDVR; translated from the coding sequence ATGAGCGCGCAGCGCCGACTCTCGTTGGGCGAGCGGCTCGTGATCGCGGCGCCTTATCTGTGGATCGGCGCCTTTTTCCTTGCGCCGATGTTGCTCATCGCCAAAATTTCCGTTTCGCAGTCGGTGCTGGCGCGCCCGCCCTATCGGCCGATTTTTGAGCCTTCCGACAGTTTGGCCGCCATCTGGGCCAAGGCGCAGACCTTTTCGTTCGACGCCTATCGCGCCCTGATGAGCGACACGCTTTATCTCGAATCCTATCTGTCCTCGCTCGCCATCGCCGCGGTCTCGACGCTGATCACGCTGATCATCGCCTATCCCTTCGCGCTCGCCATGGCGCGCGCGCCCGAGCGCCTGCGTCCCATGCTCATCGGCCTTGCCGCGGCCCCGTTCTGGACGAGCTTTCTCATCCGCGTCTATGCCTGGATCGCGCTGCTGAAGGACGAGGGGTTGATCAACAACGCGCTGATGGCGCTCGGCCTCATTTCGGCGCCGCTGCAGATGTTCGCGACGACGGGCGCCGTCGTCGTCGGCATCGTCTACTCCTATCTGCCGTTCATGCTGCTGCCGCTCTATGCGGCGCTGGAGCGGCAGGACCCCAGCCTTCGCGAGGCGGCGGCGGATCTCGGGGCGTCGCCGGCGCAAGTTTTCTTGCGCGTGACGCTGCCGCTGTCGCGTGAAGGCGTGGTTGCGGGCGCGCTTCTTGTCTTCATTCCGGCGGTCGGCGAATTCGTCATTCCCGATCTCCTCGGCGGGTCCGAGACGCTGATGATCGGGCGAACCTTGTGGAACGACTTCTTCTCCAATCACGACTGGCCGGCGGCCTCAGCCGCGGCGATCGCGCTCGTCGCCGTGTTGATGATTCCGCTGCTGCTGTGGGAGCGGGCGCGGCTCGCCGATGAGGACGACGTCCGATGA
- a CDS encoding ABC transporter permease, which produces MSAAVSWARRATLFIGFVFLYAPIVILAAMSFNASRLVSVWGGFSTKWYAALLENEQLLHSAKISLAAALTSATIATLLGLLAAIALARFGRFRTRMLFFGAVHAPLVLPEVVLGLALLTCFVALGVGRGFITLVIGHVTLTMCFTTVAILAALRDSDPALEEAAMDLGATPFGAFVRVALPQIAPAIVTAYLLAFTLSLDDLVIASFATGPGATTLPMRIYSQIRLGVSPQINAISTLLLALVAIALGLAALVSSGRARGDGQVVTSSARAPDNHAS; this is translated from the coding sequence ATGAGCGCGGCCGTCTCGTGGGCGCGTCGCGCGACCCTTTTTATCGGCTTTGTCTTCCTTTACGCCCCGATCGTCATTCTCGCGGCGATGAGCTTCAACGCGTCGCGTCTCGTTTCCGTCTGGGGCGGATTTTCGACGAAATGGTATGCGGCGCTCCTGGAGAATGAGCAGCTTCTACATTCAGCGAAGATCAGCCTCGCCGCCGCGCTGACCTCGGCCACCATCGCGACTCTGCTGGGACTTCTGGCCGCCATAGCGCTCGCGCGTTTCGGCCGCTTTCGCACGCGCATGCTGTTTTTCGGGGCCGTTCATGCCCCGCTGGTTCTGCCGGAGGTCGTGCTCGGCCTCGCGCTCCTCACCTGTTTCGTCGCCTTGGGGGTCGGACGAGGCTTCATCACGCTGGTCATCGGTCATGTGACGTTGACGATGTGTTTCACGACGGTCGCGATTCTCGCGGCGCTGCGCGACAGCGATCCGGCGCTCGAAGAAGCGGCGATGGATCTCGGGGCGACGCCTTTTGGGGCCTTCGTCCGCGTGGCGTTGCCGCAGATCGCGCCGGCGATCGTCACCGCCTATCTCCTGGCGTTCACGCTTTCTCTCGACGACCTTGTCATCGCCAGTTTTGCGACGGGACCCGGCGCGACGACGCTGCCGATGCGCATCTACTCGCAAATACGGTTGGGCGTTTCGCCGCAGATCAACGCCATCTCGACGCTGCTTCTGGCGCTCGTCGCCATAGCGCTCGGACTCGCGGCGCTTGTTTCTTCCGGGCGCGCGCGGGGCGATGGCCAAGTGGTGACAAGCTCGGCGCGCGCGCCAGATAATCATGCGTCATGA
- a CDS encoding CDP-alcohol phosphatidyltransferase family protein, with protein sequence MTNDWFASLPNFITIGRLVLTPATIILIVERQWIAAFLLFAVAGLSDALDGWLARTYRLQSELGAILDPIADKALIVSMYVTLAIVDALPAWLAIMVVFRDVMITGAVSLSWLMGRPMKVHPHFSSKATTAAQLVFAGVVLAAQAYGVHIPLLNVALIALVAALTVASACVYLWLWVQHMRL encoded by the coding sequence ATGACTAACGATTGGTTCGCTTCTCTTCCGAATTTCATCACCATCGGTCGTCTCGTGCTGACGCCGGCGACGATCATCTTGATCGTCGAGCGGCAATGGATCGCCGCCTTCCTGCTGTTCGCCGTCGCCGGCCTGTCCGACGCCCTCGACGGCTGGCTGGCCCGGACCTACCGCCTCCAATCCGAACTTGGCGCGATTCTCGATCCCATCGCGGACAAGGCGCTCATCGTTTCGATGTATGTGACGCTGGCGATCGTCGACGCGCTGCCGGCCTGGCTCGCCATCATGGTGGTGTTTCGCGACGTCATGATCACCGGGGCGGTGTCGCTGTCATGGCTCATGGGCCGGCCGATGAAGGTGCATCCACATTTTTCTTCCAAGGCGACCACCGCCGCGCAACTGGTGTTCGCCGGCGTCGTCCTGGCCGCTCAGGCATACGGCGTTCATATTCCGCTGCTAAATGTGGCGCTCATCGCCCTCGTCGCCGCATTGACCGTCGCTTCCGCCTGCGTCTATCTGTGGCTTTGGGTCCAGCATATGAGGCTGTGA